The following proteins are co-located in the Vigna unguiculata cultivar IT97K-499-35 chromosome 9, ASM411807v1, whole genome shotgun sequence genome:
- the LOC114195903 gene encoding cellulose synthase A catalytic subunit 7 [UDP-forming]-like isoform X3, whose protein sequence is MEASTGLFAGSPNSKELVAIQGPDEPKPVKNLDGQLCEICGDSVGVTVEGDLFVACEECGFPVCRPCYEYERREGTQVCPQCHTRYKRIKGSPRVEGDEDEDDVDDIEHEFKHEEMHKGNMIHGDDDGNSKSGLAKVNGELLSTSVGEPEAGAKLDEKENIDEWMLRQGNLWPETDDSVDQEKAMKEPLSRKVAIPSGKLSPYRMMVVARFLLLLLFFQYRIFHPVPDAVGLWFISVTCEIWLALSWMIDQIPKWFPIDRETYLDRLSIRFEQENKPNMLSPIDIIVTTVDPIKEPPLVTANTVLSILALDYPADKISCYVSDDGASMLTFEALQETAEFSRKWVPFCKKFSIEPRAPEKYFSDKIDFLKDKLQSTYVKERRTMKREYEEFKVRINALVAKSMRVPPEGWTMKDETPWPGNNPKDHPSMIQVLLPHNVGSELPCLVYTSREKRPAFQHHGKAGAINALLRVSAVLSNAPFVLNLDCNHYVNNSKVVREAMCFFMDIQLGNGIGFVQFPLRFDSLDRHDRYANKNTVLFDINLRCLDGLQGPAYVGSACIFRRKSLTGCDSPVSSKRPSMVQVHSKQDENGEEASITAATDEEKELLKSQKNDENKFEKSTHTMNSSLTEEGGVDPSSSQEVLLKEAIHVMGSKYEDRTLWGYEMGLSYGSIAADTLTSLKMHCHGWRSVYCMPKRDPFRGTAPINLTDRLNQVLRWAVGSLQILFSHHCPLLYDLNSGRLKGLQRIAYINSTVYPFSSIPLLIYCIVPAICLLTDKFITPSVGTFASLVFTALFISIFASAILELRWSGVGLEEWWRSQQFWVIGSVSANLFAVVQSIMGALPLGRVNTNFSIVSKAPDDVEFRELYTIRWTALLIPPTTIIIINLIGIVAGFTDSINSGEHSWGALLGKLFFSLWVIVHLYPFLKGLMGRQNRTPTLVVIWSVLLASIFSLVWVRVDPFVLKTKGPDVKQCGISC, encoded by the exons ATGGAAGCTAGTACAGGTCTTTTTGCTGGTTCTCCAAACAGCAAAGAGCTTGTGGCCATTCAAGGACCCGATGAG CCTAAGCCGGTGAAGAACTTAGATGGTCAGCTTTGTGAGATATGTGGTGATTCTGTGGGAGTTACAGTTGAAGGAGACTTGTTTGTAGCTTGTGAAGAGTGTGGTTTCCCTGTATGCAGGCCATGCTATGAGTATGAGAGAAGGGAAGGGACTCAAGTTTGTCCTCAGTGTCATACAAGATACAAGCGCATCAAAG GAAGTCCAAGAGTGGAGGGAGATGAGGATGAAGACGACGTGGATGATATTGAACATGAATTCAAGCATGAAGAGATGCATAAGGGAAACATGATCCATGGAGATGATGATGGGAATTCTAAATCAGGTTTAGCAAAG GTGAATGGGGAGCTGCTATCTACAAGTGTGGGAGAACCTG AAGCAGGTGCAAAGTTGGATGAGAAGGAGAACATAGATGAGTGGATGTTGCGCCAAGGGAATCTGTGGCCTGAAACTGATGATTCAGTTGATCAGGAAAAGGCCAT GAAAGAGCCATTGTCAAGGAAAGTAGCAATACCATCTGGCAAACTCAGTCCTTACAGAATGATGGTTGTGGCTAGATTCCTCCTTCTATTACTCTTCTTTCAGTACAGAATTTTCCACCCAGTACCTGATGCAGTTGGACTATGGTTCATATCTGTAACGTGTGAAATCTGGCTTGCATTATCCTGGATGATTGATCAGATTCCCAAATGGTTTCCCATCGATCGGGAGACATATCTTGATCGTCTTTCAATCAG GTTTGAACAAGAGAACAAGCCAAACATGCTTTCTCCAATAGATATCATTGTAACTACTGTGGATCCAATCAAGGAACCTCCACTTGTGACAGCCAATACTGTTCTTTCAATCTTGGCCCTGGATTACCCTGCTGACAAAATCTCATGCTATGTTTCTGATGACGGAGCTTCCATGCTCACCTTTGAAGCTCTTCAAGAAACAGCTGAGTTTTCCAGAAAGTGGGTTCCTTTCTGCAAAAAGTTCTCTATAGAACCCAGAGCACCAGAAAAGTACTTCTCtgataaaatagattttctAAAGGATAAGCTTCAATCCACTTACGTAAAAGAACGCCGTACTATGAAG AGAGAATACGAAGAATTTAAGGTGAGAATAAATGCACTGGTGGCTAAATCTATGCGAGTTCCCCCAGAAGGGTGGACTATGAAAGATGAGACACCATGGCCAGGAAACAACCCCAAAGATCATCCAAGTATGATACAGGTCCTTCTTCCTCACAATGTAGGTAGTGAACTTCCTTGTCTTGTCTATACATCTCGTGAGAAAAGGCCTGCATTTCAACACCACGGCAAAGCTGGTGCAATCAACGCCTTG CTTCGAGTATCGGCAGTGTTAAGCAATGCTCCTTTTGTGCTCAATTTGGATTGCAATCACTATGTAAATAACAGCAAAGTCGTGCGAGAGGCCATGTGTTTCTTTATGGACATACAACTTGGGAATGGCATTGGCTTTGTACAGTTTCCACTAAGATTTGACAGCCTAGATAGGCATGATCGTTATGCCAACAAAAACACTGTTTTATTTGAT ATTAACTTGAGGTGCCTAGATGGACTTCAGGGACCGGCTTATGTTGGTTCAGCATGTATCTTCAGAAGGAAATCCTTAACTGGCTGTGACTCACCAGTGTCTTCAAAACGCCCAAGCATGGTGCAAGTACACTCAAAACAGGATGAGAATGGAGAAGAAGCTAGCATAACAG CAGCAACAGATGAGGAAAAGGAACTATTGAAGTCGCAGaagaatgatgaaaataaatttgagaaGTCCACACATACCATGAACTCTTCATTAACAGAAGAAGGTGGTGTTGATCCTTCTTCCAGTCAGGAAGTCCTGCTTAAAGAAGCTATTCATGTCATGGGTTCTAAATATGAAGACAGAACTCTCTGGGGATATGAG ATGGGTTTAAGCTATGGATCTATAGCAGCAGATACTCTGACAAGTTTAAAGATGCATTGTCATGGTTGGAGATCTGTATATTGCATGCCAAAAAGAGATCCATTCAGGGGTACAGCTCCTATCAACCTCACAGATAGACTCAACCAGGTGCTGAGATGGGCAGTGGGATCACTTCAGATCTTATTCAGCCACCATTGCCCTCTTCTGTATGACCTCAATAGTGGAAGACTCAAAGGACTCCAAAGGATTGCCTATATTAACAGCACTGTCTACCCCTTCAGCTCAATACCCCTCCTAATATACTGTATCGTTCCTGCTATATGCTTGCTCACTGATAAATTCATCACACCATCG GTTGGCACTTTTGCAAGTCTAGTTTTCACCGCATTGTTCATCTCAATCTTTGCCTCGGCGATTCTTGAATTGAGATGGAGTGGAGTTGGCCTGGAGGAATGGTGGAGAAGCCAGCAATTCTGGGTGATTGGGAGTGTGTCTGCGAACCTCTTTGCCGTTGTGCAGAGCATTATGGGAGCTCTTCCACTGGGAAGAGTGAACACAAACTTCAGCATTGTATCAAAGGCACCAGACGATGTAGAATTTCGTGAACTGTATACCATTCGATGGACTGCACTTCTAATACCTCCAACCACCATCATAATAATCAACCTCATTGGTATTGTGGCTGGCTTCACAGATTCCATAAACAGTGGAGAACATTCTTGGGGAGCACTGCTTGGGAAACTGTTCTTTTCTTTATGGGTTATTGTCCATTTGTACCCTTTCCTTAAAGGTCTAATGGGTAGGCAGAACAGAACACCAACTCTTGTTGTCATATGGTCTGTGCTCTTGGCTTCTATCTTCTCCTTGGTTTGGGTGAGAGTTGACCCTTTTGTGTTGAAAACAAAGGGGCCTGATGTCAAGCAATGTGGAATCAGTTGCTGA
- the LOC114195903 gene encoding cellulose synthase A catalytic subunit 7 [UDP-forming]-like isoform X1 — protein MEASTGLFAGSPNSKELVAIQGPDEPKPVKNLDGQLCEICGDSVGVTVEGDLFVACEECGFPVCRPCYEYERREGTQVCPQCHTRYKRIKGSPRVEGDEDEDDVDDIEHEFKHEEMHKGNMIHGDDDGNSKSGLAKVNGELLSTSVGEPEAGAKLDEKENIDEWMLRQGNLWPETDDSVDQEKAMKEPLSRKVAIPSGKLSPYRMMVVARFLLLLLFFQYRIFHPVPDAVGLWFISVTCEIWLALSWMIDQIPKWFPIDRETYLDRLSIRFEQENKPNMLSPIDIIVTTVDPIKEPPLVTANTVLSILALDYPADKISCYVSDDGASMLTFEALQETAEFSRKWVPFCKKFSIEPRAPEKYFSDKIDFLKDKLQSTYVKERRTMKREYEEFKVRINALVAKSMRVPPEGWTMKDETPWPGNNPKDHPSMIQVLLPHNVGSELPCLVYTSREKRPAFQHHGKAGAINALLRVSAVLSNAPFVLNLDCNHYVNNSKVVREAMCFFMDIQLGNGIGFVQFPLRFDSLDRHDRYANKNTVLFDINLRCLDGLQGPAYVGSACIFRRKSLTGCDSPVSSKRPSMVQVHSKQDENGEEASITAAATDEEKELLKSQKNDENKFEKSTHTMNSSLTEEGGVDPSSSQEVLLKEAIHVMGSKYEDRTLWGYEMGLSYGSIAADTLTSLKMHCHGWRSVYCMPKRDPFRGTAPINLTDRLNQVLRWAVGSLQILFSHHCPLLYDLNSGRLKGLQRIAYINSTVYPFSSIPLLIYCIVPAICLLTDKFITPSVGTFASLVFTALFISIFASAILELRWSGVGLEEWWRSQQFWVIGSVSANLFAVVQSIMGALPLGRVNTNFSIVSKAPDDVEFRELYTIRWTALLIPPTTIIIINLIGIVAGFTDSINSGEHSWGALLGKLFFSLWVIVHLYPFLKGLMGRQNRTPTLVVIWSVLLASIFSLVWVRVDPFVLKTKGPDVKQCGISC, from the exons ATGGAAGCTAGTACAGGTCTTTTTGCTGGTTCTCCAAACAGCAAAGAGCTTGTGGCCATTCAAGGACCCGATGAG CCTAAGCCGGTGAAGAACTTAGATGGTCAGCTTTGTGAGATATGTGGTGATTCTGTGGGAGTTACAGTTGAAGGAGACTTGTTTGTAGCTTGTGAAGAGTGTGGTTTCCCTGTATGCAGGCCATGCTATGAGTATGAGAGAAGGGAAGGGACTCAAGTTTGTCCTCAGTGTCATACAAGATACAAGCGCATCAAAG GAAGTCCAAGAGTGGAGGGAGATGAGGATGAAGACGACGTGGATGATATTGAACATGAATTCAAGCATGAAGAGATGCATAAGGGAAACATGATCCATGGAGATGATGATGGGAATTCTAAATCAGGTTTAGCAAAG GTGAATGGGGAGCTGCTATCTACAAGTGTGGGAGAACCTG AAGCAGGTGCAAAGTTGGATGAGAAGGAGAACATAGATGAGTGGATGTTGCGCCAAGGGAATCTGTGGCCTGAAACTGATGATTCAGTTGATCAGGAAAAGGCCAT GAAAGAGCCATTGTCAAGGAAAGTAGCAATACCATCTGGCAAACTCAGTCCTTACAGAATGATGGTTGTGGCTAGATTCCTCCTTCTATTACTCTTCTTTCAGTACAGAATTTTCCACCCAGTACCTGATGCAGTTGGACTATGGTTCATATCTGTAACGTGTGAAATCTGGCTTGCATTATCCTGGATGATTGATCAGATTCCCAAATGGTTTCCCATCGATCGGGAGACATATCTTGATCGTCTTTCAATCAG GTTTGAACAAGAGAACAAGCCAAACATGCTTTCTCCAATAGATATCATTGTAACTACTGTGGATCCAATCAAGGAACCTCCACTTGTGACAGCCAATACTGTTCTTTCAATCTTGGCCCTGGATTACCCTGCTGACAAAATCTCATGCTATGTTTCTGATGACGGAGCTTCCATGCTCACCTTTGAAGCTCTTCAAGAAACAGCTGAGTTTTCCAGAAAGTGGGTTCCTTTCTGCAAAAAGTTCTCTATAGAACCCAGAGCACCAGAAAAGTACTTCTCtgataaaatagattttctAAAGGATAAGCTTCAATCCACTTACGTAAAAGAACGCCGTACTATGAAG AGAGAATACGAAGAATTTAAGGTGAGAATAAATGCACTGGTGGCTAAATCTATGCGAGTTCCCCCAGAAGGGTGGACTATGAAAGATGAGACACCATGGCCAGGAAACAACCCCAAAGATCATCCAAGTATGATACAGGTCCTTCTTCCTCACAATGTAGGTAGTGAACTTCCTTGTCTTGTCTATACATCTCGTGAGAAAAGGCCTGCATTTCAACACCACGGCAAAGCTGGTGCAATCAACGCCTTG CTTCGAGTATCGGCAGTGTTAAGCAATGCTCCTTTTGTGCTCAATTTGGATTGCAATCACTATGTAAATAACAGCAAAGTCGTGCGAGAGGCCATGTGTTTCTTTATGGACATACAACTTGGGAATGGCATTGGCTTTGTACAGTTTCCACTAAGATTTGACAGCCTAGATAGGCATGATCGTTATGCCAACAAAAACACTGTTTTATTTGAT ATTAACTTGAGGTGCCTAGATGGACTTCAGGGACCGGCTTATGTTGGTTCAGCATGTATCTTCAGAAGGAAATCCTTAACTGGCTGTGACTCACCAGTGTCTTCAAAACGCCCAAGCATGGTGCAAGTACACTCAAAACAGGATGAGAATGGAGAAGAAGCTAGCATAACAG CAGCAGCAACAGATGAGGAAAAGGAACTATTGAAGTCGCAGaagaatgatgaaaataaatttgagaaGTCCACACATACCATGAACTCTTCATTAACAGAAGAAGGTGGTGTTGATCCTTCTTCCAGTCAGGAAGTCCTGCTTAAAGAAGCTATTCATGTCATGGGTTCTAAATATGAAGACAGAACTCTCTGGGGATATGAG ATGGGTTTAAGCTATGGATCTATAGCAGCAGATACTCTGACAAGTTTAAAGATGCATTGTCATGGTTGGAGATCTGTATATTGCATGCCAAAAAGAGATCCATTCAGGGGTACAGCTCCTATCAACCTCACAGATAGACTCAACCAGGTGCTGAGATGGGCAGTGGGATCACTTCAGATCTTATTCAGCCACCATTGCCCTCTTCTGTATGACCTCAATAGTGGAAGACTCAAAGGACTCCAAAGGATTGCCTATATTAACAGCACTGTCTACCCCTTCAGCTCAATACCCCTCCTAATATACTGTATCGTTCCTGCTATATGCTTGCTCACTGATAAATTCATCACACCATCG GTTGGCACTTTTGCAAGTCTAGTTTTCACCGCATTGTTCATCTCAATCTTTGCCTCGGCGATTCTTGAATTGAGATGGAGTGGAGTTGGCCTGGAGGAATGGTGGAGAAGCCAGCAATTCTGGGTGATTGGGAGTGTGTCTGCGAACCTCTTTGCCGTTGTGCAGAGCATTATGGGAGCTCTTCCACTGGGAAGAGTGAACACAAACTTCAGCATTGTATCAAAGGCACCAGACGATGTAGAATTTCGTGAACTGTATACCATTCGATGGACTGCACTTCTAATACCTCCAACCACCATCATAATAATCAACCTCATTGGTATTGTGGCTGGCTTCACAGATTCCATAAACAGTGGAGAACATTCTTGGGGAGCACTGCTTGGGAAACTGTTCTTTTCTTTATGGGTTATTGTCCATTTGTACCCTTTCCTTAAAGGTCTAATGGGTAGGCAGAACAGAACACCAACTCTTGTTGTCATATGGTCTGTGCTCTTGGCTTCTATCTTCTCCTTGGTTTGGGTGAGAGTTGACCCTTTTGTGTTGAAAACAAAGGGGCCTGATGTCAAGCAATGTGGAATCAGTTGCTGA